The nucleotide window GATGAGAGCTTTTTTATTGCCTCTAGCCCCTGCGAGCAATCACTCACGCCAAAGCCAGATAGCAAGCCATCAATGCTAGTAAAGCCGCACTATGACGTGCTTGATGAGCTTTATCACGCTGTGCTTGAGCGGCGATTAAGCGGCGATGCAAAAAGCTCCTATGTAGCCAGTCTTTTTGCTAAGGGGCATGAGGCTATGCTAAAAAAAGTCGCCGAAGAGGCAGGCGAGTTTATCATGGCGTGCAAGGAGGCGGAGTTTGCTAGGCGGCTGGGACAGGATATAAATGAGCCAAATGCGGCCACAGTGCCACAATCTCAGGATAAAGCTATAAAGCCAAATATCGCCAAAAGCGCAAAGGAGGCGGTGATTTATGAGGCGGCTGATATGATTTTTCACACTATTGTTGCACTTTGTGCGCTTGATACGCACCCTCAAGCGGTGCTTGATGAGCTTTCTCGTCGCTTTGGCATAAGTGGCATAGAGGAGAAAAATAGCCGTGCTAAGTAGCATAAAAGCGTCCATATTATTTGCTATCGCCCACGCTGGAGTGATCGAGTGGCTGGCGTATGGCTTTGTTCTTATGGCGTTTTTGCTTGTAATTTTTGTGGCTATTTTTATCGCTGCGCGCTCGTGGTGGCAGGTGGGGTTTTTGCTGATTGTGGCTGGCTTTGGCGGATTTTTTTATGGAATTTATACTATGCATGAATTTTTAGGTGCTAGGCTGCATAGCGTTAGTATTTCTGATATTAATGCTCGTCAACTTCAGTATTCAGATACGCTTTTGGTTGAGTTTAACCTTAAAAACGAGGGGCAAAAGCCGCTTTTGGGATGTCAAATTTATCTTAGTTTTTACCACCCAAGTAAGCAATCTATAAAAGATTTTTTAAACTCACTACGCCCTTTTCGTACCCATATTATAGCTATTTCAAGCACCTTGTCGCCAAGCCAGAGCGAGCATATAACCCGCACTATTAAAGGCTTTAGTGCCGCAGAGTATGGGTTTAAAAAACGAGTGGAGTGTTACTGATGAGTGCTAGCTATTTTACCGTCGTGCATATTTTGGTTTTGGCTACGATTTGGACTGTCTATCTGCTTTTGGCGGTGCTTGCATGGAGGGTGCAGAGGCGATATTTTGGGCTTATACTGCTTGCAAATTTTTTGATTTTAGCGACCATATCGCTGCTTATGATGTTTGTTGTGGATAAATATACAAAAATATCAAAATTAGAAAATGTCAGCTCATCTAGGATTTTGCGAAATGAAAGTATAGTTTTTAAGGCTACGGTTAGAAATTTAGGAAACTTCACCCTATCAAGCTGTAAATTTACCGTAAAACTCATAAATAACCCCCTAAGCTCAGAGGGGCTTAACGGCTCAAGCGTGTTTAAGCCAAGCGGCTTAGATTTTTTTGGCTGGTTTAGCTCAAGTACCAGCAAGGAGTCTAGACCAAATGTGATTGAGCACAGCGCCGTCATAGCTAGGGATTTACCGCCAAAAAAGAGTCTTGATTTTAGCGTTTTTATGCCATATCCTGCGTATTTTAAAAATACCACGTATGTTACAAAGCTAAGCTGCTACTGATATTTG belongs to Campylobacter sp. 19-13652 and includes:
- a CDS encoding DUF2393 family protein gives rise to the protein MLSSIKASILFAIAHAGVIEWLAYGFVLMAFLLVIFVAIFIAARSWWQVGFLLIVAGFGGFFYGIYTMHEFLGARLHSVSISDINARQLQYSDTLLVEFNLKNEGQKPLLGCQIYLSFYHPSKQSIKDFLNSLRPFRTHIIAISSTLSPSQSEHITRTIKGFSAAEYGFKKRVECY
- a CDS encoding DUF2393 family protein, which gives rise to MSASYFTVVHILVLATIWTVYLLLAVLAWRVQRRYFGLILLANFLILATISLLMMFVVDKYTKISKLENVSSSRILRNESIVFKATVRNLGNFTLSSCKFTVKLINNPLSSEGLNGSSVFKPSGLDFFGWFSSSTSKESRPNVIEHSAVIARDLPPKKSLDFSVFMPYPAYFKNTTYVTKLSCY
- the hisI gene encoding phosphoribosyl-AMP cyclohydrolase, whose protein sequence is MNIAWDKLGGLLPAIVINETGKVIMHAYMNEEALALSLSTGLAHYYSRSRAKLWQKGESSGHIQRIQAIWLDCDADTLLLQVAQEGVACHTGRKGCFYRGVDAFSASAHELVDKFKNGKLSAAELIKGVKCADDESFFIASSPCEQSLTPKPDSKPSMLVKPHYDVLDELYHAVLERRLSGDAKSSYVASLFAKGHEAMLKKVAEEAGEFIMACKEAEFARRLGQDINEPNAATVPQSQDKAIKPNIAKSAKEAVIYEAADMIFHTIVALCALDTHPQAVLDELSRRFGISGIEEKNSRAK